CCCGGCCTACCCCGGGCAGCGCTGCGTAGGTCGAGAGGGGCACGTGGACCCGGTACCCGACGCCCCCCACGTCCACCACGACCTCGCCCGGGGACGAGCGCTCCACGCGGCCGGCGAGGCTCGCGATCACGGCGCGCCCGCCCGCCGGGCCGCATAGGCCTGTACCGTGCGGCGGGTCTGGAGATGGCAGATGGCGACCGCCAGGGCGTCGGAAGCGTCCGTTCCCACGACTTCGGGCAGGGTGAGGAGGCGGCGCACCATGTCCTGTACCTGGCGCTTGTCGGCCCTGCCGTACCCGACCACGGCCGACTTGACCTGCATGGGTGTGTACTCGGCCACCGGTACCTCCGTGAGCTCCGCCGTGAGCAGCACCACTCCCCGGGCATGACCCAGCTTGAGGGCCGACTGGGCGTTTCGGGCGTGGAAGATCCCTTCCACGCTCATCTCCTGGGGCCGATAGGTCTCCAGGACCTCCCGGAGCCCCCGGTAGATGGCAGCCAGCCGCGGGCCCAGGGCGTCGTCGCGGCCCCCGGAGATGGCTCCGTGGGCCACGTGGGCCAGGCGGTTGCCCCGCATCTCCACCACCCCGTAGCCGGTGGTGCGCGACCCGGGGTCGATGCCCAGCACCCGGATCACG
The Thermodesulfobacteriota bacterium genome window above contains:
- the ruvC gene encoding crossover junction endodeoxyribonuclease RuvC — its product is MRVLGIDPGSRTTGYGVVEMRGNRLAHVAHGAISGGRDDALGPRLAAIYRGLREVLETYRPQEMSVEGIFHARNAQSALKLGHARGVVLLTAELTEVPVAEYTPMQVKSAVVGYGRADKRQVQDMVRRLLTLPEVVGTDASDALAVAICHLQTRRTVQAYAARRAGAP